tgaattcaaatttaatgccATTCATTATAAcactgacccacttgtaacctactatacacagcagagcgaaatccacttatccaccttttttcttatattatatttttaaacttttatattgaccattattttgaataataagtacctataatactgaatagtgatgaaatataatataatatattcataatgaaGACTAAACATCAGGCGATAGTCGTGtactataatacaaattatatcacaacttttagagcctTTTTTTTTagcggtcatttgttttatagttacatcagaaattgaaaatcgaagcatcaCTTCGATACTTATTGTGtgcacagacacaaaaaaatagaaaaacaacacacatcattgtaaaattatacattcatcgctccgcttagGATCTAAAAGTATCTCGCAGAGTAGAAAAAAATCCATGGACTTATTCGAAATGTACTAAAACTACTGTTTTAAACATGTCttttttattgatgtataaaacaaaatcaatatgtAAAGTTTCCTGCTGTTTTAAGCAAACCCTGTAATTACACAACTGTCACTCGTCCTATAGTCCGAAATGACCTATTAatcataatgtttataaaaatgcaAACTCTAACGGCGATCATAAAAATCTTGTACGGGggggatattttttattacaataataatttaatatgttcaataaaattggtggtcctgaaaaggaccgttttaatGTAAGGAAAAGTAGTGTATATTGCTATTACTTCTTTTTGGGAACTGCGGTTTTCTTGATTGGAGTCTTCTTCTTCGGTTTGGGTTTGACCGGGGCAGCTTTTTTCGGCGTAATTGCCTTGGATTTGGTTGCAGTaagtattttcgattttttggcTGCTGGCTCACCAGCCGCGGGTTTTTTGGCTACAGCTAGCTTCTTTTTCTTGGGTGTTCCGGCGGCTTTGACATTTTTGACGAtcgatttctttttttttcgctACAACGACCTTTTTTGCCTTGACCTCCGCGACGGACAACTTGAAGTGTCCCGAAGCGCCGGTTCCCTTGGTCTGAACGACGGCACCGTTGGCGACGGCGGCTTTCAAAAACTTTCTGATGAAAGGCGCCAACTTGGCGGGATCGACTTTGTAGTTGGCTgctaagtattttttaatggcTGGCAGCGACGAACCCTTCTTCTCCTTGAGCTCTTTGATAGCCGAGGTGACCATCACAGCGGTGGTCGGATGCAACGCAACGGTAGTCTTCTTGGCTCCAGAAGCCAACAACTTCTTCTTTGCAGGAGACTTCTTGGCGGCCGGCGATGTGACGACTGGTGCCGGAGTTATGACTACGGTGTCTGTCATTGTCGATGATGAAATTGTCCAAGTAGGTAAATGTTCAAAACTATGAACGATTCTATTTTCACTGCAGTGATGGCGAGGAAAACATAAGTTTCCAACTATATACAGTGAACCGTACCGACTAGTAAACCAGTGTAATTCGCGTTGTCCTCCGGACTACGATTGTACAATCATTCTACACAATAACTCAATGGAAAATTGTTGTAAGACTCTGGTTTTGAACTATTTCGAAAGCTAACTAAATTCTAAACGATCACCGACGGTTATTGTATCGCCACCCAGTACCAAGAAACCACTACAGGTCGTTATTTCCACTCTTCCTACCGGGTTTCCGTAAACCATACTCAAAGGTCTGTCGTATGACTGAAACCagtcaaaaattgacaaaaatatttttgaccaGTTCTCCACGTGTTCACAGAGACCATAGAATTCACAGATTTCCAATTGACCGATTTTTAAATGAACAGCGGCTGTTCGAAAATGACGGTTTTAGGACTCTGTTGCTGTACGGCGTTTCCTAGTGAAATCTTAAACGGGCAGACTTTATCAATAAGTCTTGTATTTCAATCGTACTTGACCTAttcattatgaataaataatttattataataacacattgtTAAAGGATTTTGGTTGAAACTCAATTGCAAATTTGCAACAATTT
Above is a window of Metopolophium dirhodum isolate CAU chromosome 3, ASM1992520v1, whole genome shotgun sequence DNA encoding:
- the LOC132940680 gene encoding histone H1A, sperm-like, translated to MTDTVVITPAPVVTSPAAKKSPAKKKLLASGAKKTTVALHPTTAVMVTSAIKELKEKKGSSLPAIKKYLAANYKVDPAKLAPFIRKFLKAAVANGAVVQTKGTGASGHFKLSVAEVKAKKVVVAKKKEIDRQKCQSRRNTQEKEASCSQKTRGW